One Vibrio taketomensis DNA window includes the following coding sequences:
- a CDS encoding DUF3622 domain-containing protein, whose protein sequence is MTTSKKFAIRVSEKRNGWCAEITRQVTSRKQVVSKREQGFETEALAQEWAEKELAQFIENQVKRNERKAEHRAERNERQEREIAERKAAALRKRAEAALAAEDEDEDDF, encoded by the coding sequence ATGACCACAAGTAAAAAGTTTGCAATTCGCGTTTCTGAAAAGCGTAACGGTTGGTGTGCGGAGATCACTCGCCAAGTTACTTCTCGCAAGCAAGTAGTATCAAAGCGTGAACAAGGTTTCGAAACTGAAGCGCTAGCGCAAGAGTGGGCTGAAAAAGAGCTAGCTCAATTTATCGAAAACCAAGTTAAGCGTAACGAGCGTAAAGCTGAGCACCGTGCTGAGCGTAACGAGCGTCAAGAACGTGAAATTGCAGAGCGTAAAGCTGCAGCCCTACGTAAGCGCGCTGAAGCAGCTCTAGCGGCTGAAGACGAAGATGAAGACGATTTCTAA
- a CDS encoding DUF4250 domain-containing protein: MDLAKFASMDPIMLMSIVNLKLRDDFSGDLDELVKFFDINRQDLEAKLATAGFEFLPEVGQFR; this comes from the coding sequence ATGGATTTAGCAAAATTTGCCAGCATGGATCCAATCATGCTGATGAGTATCGTCAATCTTAAGCTACGTGATGATTTTTCTGGGGATCTGGATGAGTTGGTGAAATTTTTCGATATCAATCGTCAAGATCTAGAAGCAAAACTGGCAACTGCTGGGTTTGAATTCCTACCTGAAGTGGGACAATTTCGCTAG
- a CDS encoding YaeP family protein has product MKVYDCCDLVRELYAQIGSGDQGYIPQAITCAVRTLNEIAANTELDMQVREKAAFAAANLLISDFED; this is encoded by the coding sequence ATGAAAGTTTACGATTGTTGTGATTTGGTACGTGAACTGTACGCACAAATTGGCAGTGGCGACCAAGGCTACATTCCACAAGCGATCACCTGCGCAGTACGTACCCTAAATGAAATCGCCGCAAATACCGAGCTTGATATGCAGGTGCGTGAAAAAGCCGCTTTTGCTGCGGCGAATTTATTGATCTCAGACTTTGAGGACTAA
- a CDS encoding tellurite resistance TerB family protein: MDIKSLLNQALNSDIVNKGKEQLQNASTSNSLKSLGSGAVGGGLVSLLMGSKKTKKIGAKVGKNALKIGGAAALGALAYKVYNDWQGKQTASQPTTEPFDANNAIHEQLILKAMIAAAKADGHVDAQEMAQIESAIAQAGADEQLRSLVHNELNKPLDPIQIAQLAQTPQQASEIYLASLIVVDEQNFMEKAYLQELAKQLKLAPEVTQQLELQLNN, translated from the coding sequence ATGGACATAAAATCTCTTCTAAATCAGGCGCTCAATTCAGATATCGTCAATAAAGGCAAAGAGCAGTTACAAAACGCTTCAACGTCAAACTCACTGAAATCGCTGGGTTCTGGTGCCGTGGGCGGCGGCTTAGTGAGCCTGCTAATGGGGTCGAAAAAGACCAAGAAAATCGGCGCTAAAGTGGGTAAAAATGCCCTAAAAATTGGCGGAGCAGCTGCTCTTGGCGCACTAGCCTATAAGGTATATAACGACTGGCAAGGTAAACAAACGGCATCACAACCTACAACTGAGCCGTTTGATGCCAACAATGCAATTCACGAACAACTGATCCTTAAAGCGATGATTGCAGCAGCGAAAGCGGATGGTCATGTCGATGCGCAAGAAATGGCTCAGATAGAGTCTGCCATTGCACAAGCTGGCGCAGATGAGCAACTAAGATCGCTTGTACATAATGAGCTGAACAAGCCCCTTGACCCGATACAAATTGCACAATTAGCGCAAACACCACAACAAGCTTCAGAGATCTATCTGGCTTCGTTGATTGTGGTGGATGAACAGAACTTTATGGAAAAAGCGTATCTACAAGAGTTAGCCAAACAGCTCAAGTTGGCACCCGAAGTGACGCAACAACTGGAACTTCAACTCAACAACTAG
- the purN gene encoding phosphoribosylglycinamide formyltransferase yields the protein MKSIVVLVSGNGTNLQAIIDACTTTIKDGKVTAVFSNKAEAYALERAKNAGAAGIFLDTKAFDTRDAYDHELMRQMDEFKPDLIILAGFMRILSGEFVRHYMGRMINIHPSLLPKYPGLNTYQRAIHAGDEEHGTSVHFVTEQLDGGPVILQAKVPIFDEDTVETLTERVQNQEHRIYPMVAKWFVEGRLEMRDGKSAYLDGELLGMYGYAAE from the coding sequence ATGAAGAGTATTGTTGTTTTAGTTTCCGGAAATGGCACCAACCTGCAAGCCATTATTGATGCGTGCACAACCACCATCAAAGATGGCAAGGTAACCGCTGTATTTTCAAATAAAGCGGAAGCCTATGCGCTAGAGCGCGCCAAAAACGCAGGTGCGGCGGGCATCTTCCTTGATACTAAAGCATTCGATACTCGTGATGCTTATGATCATGAATTGATGCGTCAAATGGATGAATTTAAGCCAGACTTGATCATTCTTGCTGGCTTTATGCGTATTCTCAGTGGTGAATTTGTTCGCCACTATATGGGCCGCATGATCAATATTCACCCTTCTCTGCTACCTAAATACCCGGGGCTAAACACCTACCAGCGCGCCATTCATGCGGGAGATGAAGAACACGGCACCAGCGTCCACTTTGTCACCGAACAACTCGATGGCGGCCCGGTAATTTTGCAAGCTAAAGTGCCGATCTTTGATGAAGACACGGTAGAAACCCTCACTGAGCGAGTACAAAACCAAGAGCACCGTATCTATCCGATGGTCGCCAAGTGGTTTGTTGAAGGTCGCTTAGAAATGCGTGATGGCAAAAGTGCTTACCTCGATGGCGAGCTACTTGGCATGTATGGTTACGCTGCGGAATAA
- the purM gene encoding phosphoribosylformylglycinamidine cyclo-ligase, with protein MSGNNTSLSYKDAGVDIDAGNALVDRIKGAVKRTRRPEVMGGIGGFGALCELPTKYKQPVLVSGTDGVGTKLRLALDMNKHDTIGIDLVAMCVNDLIVQGAEPLFFLDYYATGKLDVDTAADVVSGIADGCVQAGCALIGGETAEMPGMYEGEDYDVAGFCVGVVEKADIIDGTKVAAGDALIAVGSSGPHSNGYSLVRKILEVSGADKNQELEGRTIGEHLLEPTKIYIKSALKMIEQHDIHAISHITGGGFWENIPRVLPEGTKAVIDGTSWEWPVIFKWLQQQGNVTTHEMYRTFNCGVGLIVALPADQAEAAVKLLEQEGEKAWVIGTIAPAQAGEEQVEIN; from the coding sequence GTGAGTGGTAATAACACTTCTTTAAGCTACAAAGACGCTGGCGTTGATATTGATGCAGGTAATGCGCTTGTTGATCGTATTAAAGGTGCCGTAAAACGTACTCGTCGCCCTGAAGTAATGGGCGGTATTGGTGGCTTTGGTGCACTTTGTGAACTGCCAACCAAGTACAAGCAACCTGTGTTAGTTTCTGGCACTGACGGCGTAGGTACCAAACTCCGTCTAGCGTTGGATATGAACAAACATGACACCATCGGTATCGATTTAGTGGCAATGTGTGTGAACGATTTGATCGTACAAGGTGCAGAACCCCTATTCTTCCTTGACTACTATGCAACAGGCAAACTCGATGTTGATACTGCGGCAGATGTCGTCTCTGGTATTGCTGATGGTTGTGTTCAAGCCGGTTGTGCGCTGATTGGTGGTGAAACGGCTGAAATGCCGGGTATGTACGAAGGTGAAGACTATGATGTTGCAGGCTTCTGTGTTGGCGTAGTAGAAAAAGCCGACATCATCGATGGCACTAAAGTAGCAGCAGGTGATGCACTGATTGCGGTAGGTTCAAGTGGCCCTCACTCAAATGGTTACTCGCTAGTACGCAAAATCCTTGAAGTCTCTGGTGCCGATAAAAACCAAGAACTTGAAGGTCGTACGATTGGTGAACATTTACTGGAGCCAACCAAGATCTACATTAAGTCTGCACTTAAAATGATTGAGCAACACGACATTCATGCGATTTCACACATCACTGGCGGCGGCTTCTGGGAAAACATTCCCCGCGTGCTACCTGAAGGTACAAAAGCGGTGATCGATGGTACGAGTTGGGAATGGCCAGTGATCTTCAAATGGTTGCAGCAGCAAGGTAACGTCACTACCCACGAAATGTACCGCACCTTTAACTGCGGTGTGGGTTTAATCGTCGCTCTTCCTGCAGACCAAGCAGAAGCTGCGGTAAAACTGCTCGAGCAAGAAGGCGAGAAAGCATGGGTTATCGGTACTATCGCACCCGCACAAGCTGGTGAAGAGCAAGTAGAGATTAACTAA
- the upp gene encoding uracil phosphoribosyltransferase: MKVVEVKHPLVKHKIGLMREGDISTKRFRELATEVGSLLTYEATADFETEKVTIDGWNGPVEVDQIKGKKVTVVPILRAGLGMMDGVLEHMPSARISVVGIYRDEETLEPVPYFNKLASNIDERIALVVDPMLATGGSMIATIDLLKEKGCQAIKVLVLVAAPEGIEALERAHPDVELYTAAIDEKLNDKGYIVPGLGDAGDKIFGTK, translated from the coding sequence ATGAAAGTTGTTGAAGTTAAACACCCTCTTGTTAAACATAAAATTGGTCTAATGAGAGAAGGTGACATCAGCACAAAACGCTTCCGTGAGTTAGCGACTGAAGTTGGTAGCCTACTGACTTATGAAGCGACTGCGGATTTTGAAACCGAGAAAGTAACCATTGATGGCTGGAACGGCCCAGTAGAAGTTGATCAAATCAAAGGTAAAAAAGTAACAGTAGTGCCAATCCTACGTGCTGGCCTTGGTATGATGGACGGCGTACTTGAGCACATGCCTAGTGCACGTATCAGCGTGGTAGGTATTTACCGTGATGAAGAAACGCTAGAGCCAGTTCCTTACTTCAACAAGCTGGCTTCAAACATCGACGAGCGTATCGCACTAGTGGTTGACCCAATGCTAGCGACGGGTGGTTCGATGATCGCAACTATCGATCTACTAAAAGAGAAAGGCTGTCAGGCAATTAAAGTACTTGTACTTGTTGCTGCGCCAGAAGGTATTGAAGCACTTGAACGTGCACACCCAGATGTTGAGCTTTACACTGCAGCTATCGACGAGAAGCTAAACGATAAAGGCTACATCGTACCTGGTCTAGGTGATGCAGGCGATAAGATCTTCGGTACTAAATAA
- the rluF gene encoding 23S rRNA pseudouridine(2604) synthase RluF, whose translation MTQDNAKRLNKYISETGYCSRREADKLIDQGRVTINGNLPEMGTKVQLGDDVCIDGKPLKAKEKPIYIALNKPTGITCTTERDIPGNIVDFIGHKSRIFPIGRLDKPSDGLIFLTNDGDIVNKILRAGNNHEKEYVVRVDKPITNEFLQKMGSGVNILDTVTLPCKVTKETKFSFRIVLTQGLNRQIRRMCEALGYEVFKLRRVRIMNISLDGIPNGSWRYLSDDEINQLLAMCEGSSGTQEASQTDAKGQRIRKATDAKLYDSREENQGSTARRNQTARTFKGRNADEYRHAPNSNKGRNSGRNNERANERGNERFDSRRDERRNDKPNYKARDNDSRGYGQTKRDGEFAKGRDGKPSNSKPSYDKRSRKAKHFKAKLCQTNEPQTKRA comes from the coding sequence ATGACACAAGATAACGCTAAACGCTTAAACAAATACATCAGTGAAACAGGCTATTGCTCACGCCGTGAGGCCGATAAACTTATCGATCAAGGTCGAGTAACCATCAATGGTAATCTGCCAGAAATGGGGACTAAGGTTCAACTCGGCGATGACGTGTGCATCGATGGCAAACCACTTAAAGCGAAAGAAAAGCCAATCTATATTGCGCTAAACAAACCAACCGGTATTACCTGTACTACTGAGCGTGATATTCCTGGCAACATCGTCGACTTCATCGGTCATAAATCGCGTATCTTCCCAATAGGCCGCCTTGATAAACCTTCTGATGGCTTAATCTTCCTGACCAATGACGGTGATATCGTTAACAAGATTCTGCGTGCGGGTAACAACCACGAGAAAGAATACGTCGTGCGTGTCGACAAACCGATCACCAATGAGTTTCTGCAAAAGATGGGCTCAGGTGTCAACATCCTCGATACCGTCACCTTGCCATGTAAAGTGACGAAAGAGACTAAATTCTCTTTCCGCATCGTACTAACTCAAGGTCTTAACCGTCAGATTCGCCGCATGTGTGAAGCATTGGGCTACGAAGTATTCAAACTTCGCCGTGTGCGTATTATGAACATCAGCCTTGATGGTATTCCTAACGGCAGTTGGCGCTACCTTAGCGATGATGAAATCAACCAGCTACTCGCAATGTGTGAAGGCTCAAGTGGTACTCAAGAAGCCTCACAAACTGATGCCAAAGGCCAACGCATTCGTAAAGCGACTGATGCGAAGCTCTATGATAGCCGTGAAGAAAACCAAGGCTCGACAGCTCGTCGTAATCAAACTGCCCGTACCTTTAAAGGCCGCAATGCTGATGAATACCGCCATGCGCCAAACTCAAACAAAGGTCGCAACAGCGGACGCAATAATGAACGAGCGAATGAACGTGGTAACGAGCGTTTTGACTCACGTCGTGATGAGCGCCGTAATGATAAGCCAAACTACAAAGCTCGTGACAACGACAGCAGAGGCTATGGTCAAACTAAACGTGATGGTGAATTTGCTAAAGGCCGTGATGGCAAACCTAGCAATAGCAAGCCAAGTTACGACAAAAGGTCACGGAAAGCCAAGCACTTCAAAGCCAAATTATGCCAAACCAACGAACCGCAAACCAAGCGAGCATAA
- the smrA gene encoding DNA endonuclease SmrA, producing MSQDDFELFQQMMGDVKPLHNDTAELKKSHQVSQAQLAKREAAIWLSGDNPEHLSIDHAPMIKPDDVIEFKRDGVQDGVYRKLRLGKYPIQARLDLHRKTLKEARDEVVHFLKQCMSMDIRTVVIVHGRGERSNPPALMKSYVAQWLTQINDVQCVHSAQRFHGGTGAVYILLRKSNEKKLENRERHQKRMG from the coding sequence ATGTCTCAAGACGACTTCGAACTATTTCAACAAATGATGGGCGACGTAAAGCCTCTACATAACGACACCGCTGAATTAAAAAAGAGTCACCAAGTAAGCCAAGCGCAACTTGCTAAACGCGAAGCCGCCATTTGGCTTAGCGGTGATAACCCTGAGCATCTTTCGATTGATCATGCCCCGATGATTAAACCAGATGACGTGATTGAGTTTAAACGTGATGGCGTACAAGATGGTGTTTATCGCAAATTGCGCCTCGGCAAATATCCTATTCAAGCCAGACTCGACTTGCACCGTAAAACCCTCAAAGAGGCACGCGATGAAGTGGTGCATTTCTTAAAGCAATGTATGTCCATGGATATTCGTACCGTGGTGATCGTACACGGACGTGGCGAACGCTCAAATCCACCAGCGTTAATGAAAAGCTATGTCGCACAATGGTTGACGCAGATTAACGATGTTCAATGTGTACATAGTGCTCAGCGCTTTCATGGTGGCACTGGTGCCGTCTACATTCTGCTGCGTAAAAGCAATGAAAAAAAATTAGAGAATCGCGAACGCCATCAAAAACGAATGGGCTAA
- a CDS encoding DUF3149 domain-containing protein — MDFWLELLFGNAVGLSSMIVIFAAFGLMLFYGSFFVYKVMTDKSPH; from the coding sequence ATGGACTTTTGGCTCGAACTCCTTTTTGGTAATGCCGTTGGACTTTCTTCAATGATCGTTATATTCGCTGCTTTTGGTCTTATGCTGTTTTATGGCAGTTTCTTCGTTTACAAGGTAATGACTGACAAATCTCCTCACTAG
- a CDS encoding TraB/GumN family protein — translation MKNFRWLALLLMVASSVSAEPLYWQASKGNLNYLIVGSVHVGDDSMYPLPVNVTTFLQHSDGIVLEADIRHTGNVRYPIAQKTTAQVLDQQGEQELTGIAHLLGLDPQALLLSPPWASALTVQIKQMEYLGYKPQDGVDVQLMSMAASQNKPVYSLESLQFQIDLLANLDNDGEELLTSAVEQFDHNEGATHCLIESWKRGDSVKLQEFAKLADMSPKMENDFIYQRNHDWADKLSKATIFPERRGNYLVVVGTLHLVGRDNLPLLLKQRGFNVTQRSKSETATCEFKY, via the coding sequence ATGAAGAACTTTCGCTGGTTAGCTCTGTTATTAATGGTGGCATCGTCTGTATCGGCAGAGCCTCTCTACTGGCAAGCGAGTAAAGGAAATCTGAACTACCTCATTGTTGGATCGGTCCATGTGGGTGATGATTCCATGTATCCCCTGCCAGTAAACGTCACCACCTTCTTACAACATTCTGACGGCATTGTGCTCGAAGCCGATATTCGTCATACGGGCAATGTCCGTTACCCAATCGCTCAGAAAACGACGGCCCAAGTTCTCGATCAGCAAGGAGAACAAGAGCTGACAGGAATCGCTCATTTATTGGGCCTCGATCCGCAAGCCTTGCTTCTATCGCCACCATGGGCGTCAGCACTAACAGTGCAAATCAAGCAAATGGAATATTTAGGTTACAAACCTCAAGATGGTGTCGATGTTCAACTCATGTCGATGGCAGCATCGCAGAATAAACCCGTTTACAGCTTAGAGTCACTGCAGTTTCAGATAGACCTGTTAGCAAACTTAGACAATGATGGCGAGGAATTACTCACGAGCGCTGTCGAACAGTTTGATCACAATGAAGGCGCAACCCACTGTTTAATTGAAAGCTGGAAACGCGGTGATAGCGTTAAACTCCAAGAGTTTGCCAAACTCGCAGATATGTCGCCCAAAATGGAAAATGATTTTATCTACCAACGCAATCACGATTGGGCAGATAAGTTATCCAAAGCTACGATATTTCCGGAGCGCCGCGGTAACTACTTGGTTGTCGTGGGCACGTTACATTTAGTTGGTCGCGACAATCTACCCTTACTCCTTAAACAGCGAGGATTTAACGTTACACAGCGTTCAAAGAGTGAAACGGCTACTTGTGAATTTAAGTATTAG
- a CDS encoding peptide MFS transporter, whose product MSQHHQILGHPRGLFLLFGTELWERFSYYAMRAILVLYLTDTTLNGGLGWSTKDALDLYGIYTGLVYITPLIGGWLADNYLGQRRSILIGGALMAIGQFTLAIPADVLGLSVLHSFYLGLALLIAGNGLFKPNISTMVGDLYKEGDNRRDGAFTIFYMGINIGALLAGVISGSVTNEFGWKAGFVAAGVGMLMSLVMQMTLAQSWLGDIGREPAAKRDLELKNSNKKEPLTKEEFDRIKVILVMSVFTIVFWAGFEQAGGLMNIYTQQYTDRMIGGFEVPAAWFQSLNPFFIITLAPLLAVLWVKLGKREPNSPVKFALAMFFLALGFLCMVGAVMEQGGDTTVKTSMLWLVGAFFFHTLGELCLSPIGLSLVTKLAPLRLASLMMGAWFGCNAIANYVAGYVGSHVGELGALSIFSGIAVTATISGVILLLFSNTLVRWMHGAESPISNEQQIEEQQTQIA is encoded by the coding sequence ATGTCACAACATCATCAAATTCTTGGACACCCACGTGGGCTGTTCTTACTCTTCGGTACTGAGTTGTGGGAGCGATTCTCCTACTACGCTATGCGTGCAATCCTAGTATTGTACCTAACAGACACTACGTTAAACGGCGGTCTAGGCTGGTCGACTAAAGATGCTCTAGATCTCTACGGCATCTATACTGGACTCGTCTACATCACACCACTAATCGGTGGCTGGTTGGCAGATAACTACCTAGGTCAGCGTCGTTCGATCCTAATCGGTGGTGCGCTAATGGCTATTGGTCAGTTCACACTAGCAATTCCTGCTGATGTGCTAGGTTTGAGCGTGCTGCACAGTTTCTACCTAGGTCTTGCGCTACTTATCGCGGGTAACGGCCTATTTAAGCCAAACATTTCTACTATGGTAGGTGACCTATACAAAGAAGGTGATAACCGTCGTGACGGCGCATTCACTATCTTCTATATGGGTATCAACATCGGTGCACTTCTTGCTGGCGTAATCTCAGGCTCTGTAACTAACGAGTTTGGTTGGAAAGCGGGCTTTGTCGCTGCGGGTGTCGGTATGCTTATGAGCCTAGTAATGCAAATGACCCTTGCACAATCATGGCTTGGTGATATTGGTAGAGAACCAGCGGCAAAACGCGATCTTGAACTTAAAAACTCAAACAAAAAAGAACCACTAACAAAAGAAGAATTCGATCGCATTAAAGTGATTCTGGTGATGAGTGTATTTACCATCGTATTCTGGGCTGGCTTTGAGCAAGCCGGTGGTCTAATGAATATTTACACTCAACAATACACTGATCGTATGATTGGCGGTTTTGAAGTGCCTGCAGCTTGGTTCCAATCACTAAACCCGTTCTTCATCATTACGCTTGCGCCGTTGCTTGCTGTACTGTGGGTGAAGCTAGGAAAACGTGAACCAAACTCACCAGTTAAGTTTGCCCTAGCAATGTTCTTCCTCGCACTAGGTTTCCTATGTATGGTTGGTGCAGTAATGGAACAAGGTGGCGACACCACGGTGAAAACCTCTATGCTTTGGCTAGTGGGCGCATTCTTCTTCCATACACTGGGTGAACTATGCCTATCACCAATCGGCTTATCTCTTGTAACTAAACTGGCTCCGCTACGTCTTGCATCATTGATGATGGGCGCATGGTTTGGTTGTAACGCGATTGCCAACTACGTAGCAGGCTACGTTGGTTCACACGTTGGTGAACTTGGTGCGCTATCAATCTTTAGCGGCATTGCAGTTACAGCGACAATCAGTGGTGTAATTCTACTGTTGTTCTCAAACACGTTGGTTCGCTGGATGCACGGTGCTGAATCACCAATTAGCAACGAACAACAAATTGAAGAGCAGCAAACACAAATCGCGTAA
- the asnB gene encoding asparagine synthase B produces MFNFGILDIKTDTTQLRPIALEMSKKLRHRGPDWSGIYASDNAILAHERLAIVGLNSGAQPIYSPSGKQVLAVNGEIYNHKEIRARYQDKYDFQTDSDCEVILALYQEMGEALLEELNGIFAFALYDEEKDQYLIGRDHIGIIPLYQGYDEHGNYYVASEMKALVPVCKTISEFPPGSYYGSADSEPQRYYVRDWNEFAAVENNHSSKEELTAALEAAVKRQLMTDVPYGVLLSGGLDSSITSAVAKRFAAMRIEDDEKSEAWWPQLHSFAIGLEGAPDLKAAREVADQIGTVHHEMTYTIQEGLDAIRDVIYHIETYDVTTIRASTPMYLMGRKIKAMGIKMVLSGEGADEIFGGYLYFHKAPNAKEFHEETVRKLLALNMFDCARANKSLAAWGVEGRVPFLDKEFIDVAMRLNPADKMCGNGKMEKHILRECFEHYLPESIAWRQKEQFSDGVGYSWIDTLRAVADEKVTDQQLETAAYRFPYNTPTTKEGYVYREIFEELFPLPSAAECVPGGPSVACSSAKAIEWDESFKNNADPSGRAVKAVHNDAY; encoded by the coding sequence GTGTTCAATTTTGGGATTTTAGATATAAAAACAGATACCACGCAGCTTCGTCCAATCGCATTGGAAATGTCTAAAAAATTACGTCACCGTGGTCCAGATTGGTCAGGAATTTACGCGTCTGACAACGCGATTCTTGCGCACGAGCGTTTGGCAATCGTCGGTCTAAATAGTGGCGCGCAGCCTATTTATAGCCCGAGTGGTAAGCAGGTATTGGCTGTTAACGGTGAAATCTACAACCACAAAGAGATTCGTGCGCGTTACCAAGATAAATACGACTTCCAAACGGACTCAGACTGTGAAGTTATCCTTGCTCTATATCAAGAAATGGGCGAAGCGCTACTCGAAGAACTAAACGGCATCTTCGCTTTTGCACTTTACGATGAAGAGAAAGATCAATATCTAATCGGTCGTGACCACATCGGCATCATTCCGCTCTACCAAGGCTATGACGAGCACGGTAACTACTATGTTGCCTCTGAAATGAAAGCTCTAGTTCCAGTGTGTAAAACCATCAGTGAGTTCCCTCCAGGCAGTTACTACGGCAGCGCGGATAGCGAACCACAACGTTACTATGTGCGTGATTGGAATGAGTTCGCAGCGGTTGAAAACAACCATTCAAGCAAAGAAGAACTGACAGCAGCGCTTGAGGCCGCGGTAAAACGCCAACTAATGACAGATGTACCTTATGGTGTATTACTCTCCGGTGGCCTTGATTCTTCGATTACCTCGGCAGTAGCAAAACGCTTTGCTGCGATGCGCATCGAAGATGATGAAAAATCTGAAGCATGGTGGCCACAACTGCACTCTTTTGCGATTGGCTTAGAAGGCGCGCCTGATTTGAAAGCAGCGCGTGAAGTGGCAGACCAAATCGGTACTGTACACCATGAAATGACCTACACCATTCAAGAAGGCTTAGATGCGATTCGTGATGTGATCTACCACATTGAAACCTATGATGTGACCACCATCCGAGCTTCAACGCCAATGTATTTAATGGGTCGCAAAATCAAAGCGATGGGCATCAAGATGGTGTTATCTGGCGAAGGTGCTGACGAAATCTTTGGCGGCTATTTGTACTTCCATAAAGCACCAAATGCGAAAGAGTTCCATGAAGAGACTGTGCGTAAGCTGCTAGCACTTAACATGTTCGACTGTGCGCGCGCCAATAAATCATTAGCCGCTTGGGGCGTTGAAGGACGAGTACCTTTCCTAGATAAAGAGTTTATTGATGTCGCAATGCGTCTCAACCCTGCAGACAAAATGTGTGGTAACGGCAAGATGGAGAAACACATTCTGCGTGAATGTTTTGAACACTACCTACCTGAATCAATCGCGTGGCGTCAAAAAGAGCAGTTCTCTGACGGTGTAGGTTACAGCTGGATTGATACTTTACGTGCCGTTGCCGATGAAAAAGTGACTGATCAGCAACTGGAAACCGCAGCTTATCGTTTCCCATACAACACACCTACAACCAAAGAAGGTTACGTATATCGCGAGATCTTTGAAGAGCTATTCCCGCTACCTTCGGCAGCAGAATGTGTCCCTGGAGGACCTTCGGTAGCTTGTTCATCAGCCAAAGCAATTGAATGGGATGAATCGTTTAAAAACAACGCGGATCCATCCGGTCGAGCAGTCAAAGCCGTCCATAATGACGCTTACTAA